Within Synechococcus sp. NB0720_010, the genomic segment CGGAAGACCTGCTGCTGGAGGTGGGCTTCCTTTATCCCCATACCGCCCAGGCGCGCATGGCCAAGCTGCGGGCGCTGCTGCAACGCGCTGAGATCCGCGACGAGGAAGTCGCCCTGCTGCGGGGAATGGTGCGTCAATTGCGCTGGGCATCACAGCGAGACTGCCCCTAACGTCTGAGCCCAAGCTTCGATCGCTTCCGTGGGCGCAGGTCGGTCACAACGTTCAAACCGCTCCAGCTGGGGAGCACCGCTGCGCTTGGTCCTCCGTCTCCTGGTGATGGGGCTGGGGCTGGGGGTGATTGCCGGAACCGGCCTGAAACTGCTGGCTCCAAAACTGGGGCAAGGGGCGGCCCAAGTCGCCAAACCCCAATCGCTGCTCGCACCCCCAGGACGGCCGCTTCCTCGCGGCCTGGATCTCGGCCGCTTTGAGCCAAGGCTCGAGCTGACCGCCCTGAGCAAGCGCTGGGCCCAACTCGCCGCGCAATACAAGGACCTGACCGTCAGCGGCTATCTGCTGGTGCTCGATGACGGCCGCTTTGCCGAGCTCTCCCCACAACGGCCCCTGCCCGCCGCCAGCTCCATCAAGACCCCAATCCTGCTGGTGGCTCTTGAGGATCTCGATGCCGGGAAACTGCGCTGGGACGAACGGCTACCGATGACCAAAGAGGTGGTCGGCGGCGGCGCGGGCTGGATGGCGAACAAGCCCGTCGGCACCACCTTTCCCTTCTGGGAAGCGGCCAACGAAATGATCCGCGTCAGCGACAACACGGCCACCAACCTCTTGATCAAACGGGTGGGCGGCAAAGCCGTCATCAACGCCCGCTTCCAGGCCCTGGGGCTCAGCAGCACCGTCGTCAACAACTGGCTGCCGGACCTCGACGGCACCAACACCACCAGCGCCTACGACCTCGCCCGCTCCATCGCCCTGGTGGATACGGGCGAAAAACTCAGCCCGCGGGCCCGCGATCTCTTCCGTGAGGTCATGGGCCGCTCCCGCACCAACACCCTCCTGCCCCTTGGGATGTTGATGGGCCTTGGGGGAGATTCGGCGACCCCCGACAGCGAGCTGATGGCCCACGGGGTGACCGTCTACAACAAGACCGGTGACATCGGCATTGCCTACGCCGATGCGGGCCTGATCGAATTGCCCGACGGCAAACGGGCCGTGGCCGCCTTCATGGTCAAGGGGCCGTTCAACGACCCGCGCTCCACCAACTTGATCCGGGCCATGGCGGGGGAGATCTCCAAAAACCTGGTGCGCAAACCAGCGCCTGCGCCTGCCAAGCCAAAGAAAACCACCGCCTGAGGACTCCTTCGATGCTTCCTGTCCTTCTGGCGGCAAGCCCCCAAGCGGCACCCATCCTTCGCCCGCAACAGGTCCACCCCCTGCCGGGGAGCCTCGATGCGGTGTTGATGCTCAACGACAACAATCCCGAGTTGATCAGTGGGCCAGGGATCCTGCTCTCGACCTTCGCCGACCCGAGGCACAGCGACGCCCACCTGGATCTGCCGTTGAACGGTCGCTTCGACCTCTTTAGCCACCACGTCTATGCGGGCACCCCAGAGAAACCGGACTCGACCATCTGGCTGGCGGTGGTGGCCCAACCCAGAGGCGAGCAAGCGGTTGAGCTCTCGCTCTTGAGTGGCTCCACCGCCCTCTCCCAATCCACGGACGGACGCGAACCCCAGGCGCCCTTCCTGCCCCTACCGGAGCGGATGCGGCAGGACGGCTCCACCTACGCAGGCCCTGGAAGCCGGGTGGCCACGGAACTGCTGCTGCGCCAACGCAACCCCAACCTGCCGAAACGCTGGACATTGCGCCCGGGGTCCCCCACCACCCTGCTGCTGCTGCCGATTCCGGTGCAGGGACTCGATCCACTGCTGAATGGCCGCAATCTGCAACTGCGGCTCCAGGCCAGCGGTGCGATCAGCGTCGCCACCCTGGCGGCCTTCGGGAACGGAAACGAGCCGCCAAACCAGCAGGCACTCGCACAAATTCTGAGCTCGGGCGTATTGAGCCCCAAGGAGCACAAACCCACCCCAAGGGGCGCCCGGGGGCGCATGGTCTATTCCCGCGTCAGCGGCGTGCAAATCGGGAGTACCTGGAGCGCCACCGTGAGCGATCCGGGCAAGAGCTGCCTCTCCACCACCTCGGCCCCCATCTCCTGGCCGATTGCCTCGCTGGAGCGTGGGCGCCTCGGAACCGGCCAGGTGCAGACCGCCGAGCTCAAGGCGCACTATCCGGGCACGGCCTGGGCCGCCCACGGCAACTACGGGGTCGCCTACGACATTCGGATTCCGCTCTGCAATCGCTCCAAGAGCCCCGCAGCGCTGGCCGTCGCCCTGGAGTCACCACTCAAGACCGATAAGGCCGTCGGCGGACTGCAGTTCAACAGCCGTCCATCGCGCTCCGTGATGTTTCGCGGCACGGTGGAACTCAACGGGCTCGACGGTCAACCCAGCCGCCAGAGCTTCCATCTGGTCCAGCGGGCGGGCCAGCAAGGTCCTGAACTGGGCCGCATCAGCCTGACGCCAGGGGAGACGCGGGAGCTGCGCGTGCGTCTGATCTACCCCGCCGATGCCACCCCGCCGCAGGTGCTCAGCCTGCTGCCTGTGAAACAATCGCCAGCACCGCCAGACAGCCGCCAGCCGTGACGCAAGCCCGCAAGCGCAGGGTCTTTCCCTTCACCGCCATCGTGGGTCAGGAGGAGATGAAGCTGGCCCTGCTGTTGAACGTGATCGACCCCCGCATCGGCGGGGTGATGATCATGGGAGACCGCGGCACCGGCAAGAGCACCACCATCCGCGCCCTGGCTGATCTGCTACCGGAGATCGACGTCGTCGCCGGCGACCCCTACAACAGCTCCTCCAGCGACCCTGACCTGCAGAGCAGCGAGGTGCGTCAGCGGGCCGAACAGGGTGAGCAACTACCCACCGAGAAGCGCCAGGTGCCCATGGTGGACCTGCCCCTGGGGGCCACCGAAGACCGCCTCTGCGGCACCATCGACATTGAAAAGGCCCTCAGCGAAGGTGTTCGCGCCTTTGAGCCCGGCCTGCTGGCGAAAGCCAACCGCGGCCTGCTCTACGTCGATGAGGTCAACCTGCTGGACGACCACCTGGTGGACGTGCTGCTCGACTCCGCCGCCTCCGGTTGGAACACCGTTGAGCGCGAGGGCGTGAGCGTTCGCCACCCTGCTCGCTTCGTCCTGATTGGCTCCGGCAACCCGGAAGAGGGTGAACTGCGTCCCCAGCTGCTGGACCGCTTCGGCATGAGCGTCGAGGTGCGCACCGTGCGCGACCCTGAACTGCGGGTGCAGGTGGTGGACCAACGCACCGCCTTTGACAACGACCCCGACGGCTTCAACAACGCCGTTCAGGGAACACAGGACGGCCTCCAGGCCCGTGTTGTTGAGGCGCAGAACCGTCTCCCTCACGTTCAAATCGACGACGACCTGCGCATTCGCATCTCCGCCATCTGCGGTGAGCTGGATGTGGATGGCCTGCGCGGCGACATCGTCACCAACCGGGCCGCCCGGGCCCTGGCCGCCTTCGAAGGGCGCACGGAAGTCACCGAAGACGACGTGGCCCGCGTGGCCGCCTGCTGCCTGCGCCACCGCCTGCGCAAGGACCCCCTCGAGCAGATCGACTCGGGCGATCGCGTGGTCAAGGTCTTCTGCAAGGTGTTTGAGCGCCCCGAAAGCAGCGACAAGGCCGCCTTCGAACTGGCCCTCGCCGCCTAAGGCCGTTGCGAATCCTCGGCATCGATCCCGGCCTGGCTCGCGTGGGCTACGGAGTGATTGATGTCGAGGAGGGTCCTGGCGGGGCCCAAACCATGCTCGATTGCGGGATCATCCGCACCGACCCGGGCCGCAGTGATGGCGAGCGGATGGTGGAAATCGCGAAGGATCTACGGGTCCTGATCCGCAACTGGGAGCCTGATCTAGCGGCGGTGGAGAAGTTTTTCTTCTACCGCTCCAGCACCACGATCTCGGTGGTGCAAGCCCGGGGGGTGCTGATGATGACCCTGGCCCGCTTCAGCATCCCGGTGGTGGAGTTCCCGCCCATGCAGATCAAGTTGGCCTTGGCCGGCCACGGCCATGCCGACAAGGACGATGTGCTCGATGCGGTGATGCGAGAGCTCAACCTCGAGACCCCGCCGCGGCCCGATGATGCCGCCGATGCCCTGGCGGTCGCGCTCACCGGCTGGTTTCAGCGCTGATGGAGGGTCAGAAAGGGCCCTTACGCCAAACCTTCAAACAGCGGCGGCTGAACCTGCACGCCAGCTGCGCCCCCCGGCTTCAGGCCCAGGCGATCCAGCACCTACCCGGCCTGCTTCCCGAAGGACGCCTGCTCGGGCTGTACTGGCCCTTGCCCGGAGAGGTGGACCTGCTGTGCCTCGCTGATCTTCCGTCGCTCAGCGGCCGGATCGCCCTGCCCTGCATCGCCGGGGGCCGTTTGCAGTACCGGCGTTGGCGTCCCGGTGATCCCACCGCAGCGGATGAGACCGGGATCCCCGCCCCCAGCGACGCAGCTTCAGTCCTGGAGGCGGAACAACTTGGACTCCTGCTGGCCCCTGCCCTGGCCTTCGATCAATCCGGGATCCGCCTGGGCTACGGCGGTGGCTGGTTTGACCGATTGAGGCAGTCCTCCCCCTGGAGGGACATCCCAGCCCTGGCGGTGGTTACGAGCGGATGCCTGGTGGAGCACCTCCCCGCTGAGGCCTGGGATGTGCCCTTCCCAGGCTGGCTGGATGAGGAGGGGGTGCACTGGCGGCCTGGGTTGCAACCTGTTGAGCAACCGTGAAGTCCAGGCGCACCGGCGCGCTGGATTTGGCAGGATCGGAGCAGTTCAGGGCGGCACCGGTGGATCTGGCTGGCAACGACGCATTCCTCTCCGCCATCACTGCCGGGCGTCAATCTGCCTCCGAGGAGCAGCGCCGCGGACCAAGCATTGCCATCAACCGCGGCACGGCAGCCGAGCAGGTCATGGCCTCGGAGCTCAAAGGGCGCGATGAGAGCAGCGACGCCCTCTCGATGATGGTGAGCTCCATGGTTCACATGGTTCAGGCCGGCAAAACCAAGACAGACAGCCGCTGGTCCGCTTAATCCAGATGCGAGCCGCTGCTGTCCTCTGCGCCGCCACCCCAGTTCTGATCTGGGCCTCAACGCCGCCAGCCAGGGCCCATGGCATTGAGACAAGCATCAACCGGCTCGAGGCTCTCAATGCGCAGCTGGTGCTCCAGAGCCAGTTCTCCACCGGAGAGCCCACCCAAGATGCCCTCGTCCGGCTGATTGGCCCGGACGGAAGCAGCCAGGAGCTGGGCCGCACTGACGCGAGCGGTCGACTGAGCTTTGCCCTGCCCCCTGGCAGCCAAGGCTCCTTTGAACTGCAGGTGGATGGGGGACCAGGCCATCGCGACTACCTGGAGATGCCGGTCCAGGGCGGTCAGGTCCAGCTCGATCAGATCAGCGCAGGGCCCCGGCAACGTCCGCTGCTCTGGCTCAGTGCCCTGGGTGCAACTGCCATGCTGCTGGGACTTCAGCGCACCAGACGCAACCGTTAATGGCCACCGGCAGCCAGAAGCTCGATCAAATCGTTGACCGCCTCAAAGGCACGGCCGACCCCAAGCGCCGCTACGAATACGTGCTCTGGCTCGCCAAGAAGTTGGAGCCCCTTCCGGAGGAGTTCCGCAACGACGTCTTCAAGGTCAAGGGCTGCGTCTCACAGGTGTACGTGGTCGGTCAGCTCGTGGATGGAAAACTCCACTGGCAGGGCGATTCCGATGCCGCCATCACCAAAGGCCTCCTCGCTCTATTGATTGAGGGCACCGAGGGCCTGGATCCCTCGGCCATCGCCGGCATTGACCCGGCCTTCTTGAGTGAAACGGGTCTGCAGGCCAGCCTGACCCCCTCGCGGGCCAATGGCTTTCTCAACATCTTCAAGATGATGCAGGCCCAGGCCAGCGCCCTCAGCTCAGCCGACTAGGTCGATTTCTAGGATCAGTCGTTTCGGAACGGCGTCAGGATGACCATCGGCATCGGCTTGCTCGGGCTCGGCACTGTGGGAGCAGGCGTTGCGGAAATCCTGCAGACCCCTGACGGTCGCCATCCACTGGTGGGAGAACTGGCTCTGAAACGGGTCGCCGTAAGGGATCTGAACCGCCCTCGGCCCATCGATCTCCCCAGCGACATCCTCTGCACCGACCCTGAAGCGGTGGTCCAGGACCCCGCGGTCGACATCGTCGTTGAGGTCATGGGCGGCCTCGAGCCCGCCCGCAGCCTGATCCTGGCGGCGATTGCAGCTGGCAAACCCGTAGTCACCGCAAACAAAGCGGTCATTGCCCGCCATGGCGAAGAAATTGCGGCTGCGGCCGCCGAACAAGGGGTTTATGTGCTGATCGAAGCCGCCGTTGGCGGCGGGATCCCGATCATCGAACCCCTCAAGCAATCCCTAGGGGGCAACCGCATCCAACGGGTGAGCGGGATCATCAATGGCACCACCAACTACATCCTCAGCCGCATGGCCGATGAGGGTGCGGCCTATGCCGAGGTGCTCGCTGATGCCCAACGGCTGGGCTATGCCGAGGCCGATCCCGCTGCCGATGTGGGTGGTGGCGATGCCGCCGACAAGATCGCCATCCTCTCGGGCCTGGCCTATGGCGGACCGATCGAGCGCGCGGCTATTCCAACCGAAGGCATCGATCGCCTGGATGGCTGCGATGTGACCTACGCCGAGCAACTGGGCTACGTCGTGAAACTGGTGGCCCAAGCCCAGAATCTGGGCACCGCCAGCGATGGCACCGTGCAGCTGGATGTACGCGTCAGCCCCACCCTGCTGCCGAAGGATCACCCCCTCGCCGGGGTGCATGGCGTGAACAACGCCATCCTGGTGGAAGGCGACCCGGTGGGTCGTGTGATGTTCTACGGCCCTGGAGCCGGATCCGGGCCCACCGCCTCCGCCGTGGTGGCTGACATCTTGAACATTGCCGGGATCCGGGCGGCCACCGGCAACAGCGGCGGACTCGACCCGCTGCTGGCGGCCAGCCGTTGGCGCAATTGCGCCCTGGTGGATGCGGGCGAGACCCTGCAGCGTCACTACGTGCGTCTGCAAACCGGTGATGAAGCCGGAGTGATCGGCCGCATTGGCAGCTGCTTTGGCGAGCAAGGGGTCTCGATCCGCTCCATCGTCCAGTTCGAAACCACCGGGGATGCGGCCGACGCCGAGATCGTGGTGATCACCCATGTGGTGAAGCAGCAGCACTTCGCGGCGGCACTCGCCGCCATCAAGGCCCTACCAGAGGTGAAAGCCGTGGCC encodes:
- a CDS encoding serine hydrolase; amino-acid sequence: MGAGRSQRSNRSSWGAPLRLVLRLLVMGLGLGVIAGTGLKLLAPKLGQGAAQVAKPQSLLAPPGRPLPRGLDLGRFEPRLELTALSKRWAQLAAQYKDLTVSGYLLVLDDGRFAELSPQRPLPAASSIKTPILLVALEDLDAGKLRWDERLPMTKEVVGGGAGWMANKPVGTTFPFWEAANEMIRVSDNTATNLLIKRVGGKAVINARFQALGLSSTVVNNWLPDLDGTNTTSAYDLARSIALVDTGEKLSPRARDLFREVMGRSRTNTLLPLGMLMGLGGDSATPDSELMAHGVTVYNKTGDIGIAYADAGLIELPDGKRAVAAFMVKGPFNDPRSTNLIRAMAGEISKNLVRKPAPAPAKPKKTTA
- a CDS encoding DUF3370 domain-containing protein; this translates as MLPVLLAASPQAAPILRPQQVHPLPGSLDAVLMLNDNNPELISGPGILLSTFADPRHSDAHLDLPLNGRFDLFSHHVYAGTPEKPDSTIWLAVVAQPRGEQAVELSLLSGSTALSQSTDGREPQAPFLPLPERMRQDGSTYAGPGSRVATELLLRQRNPNLPKRWTLRPGSPTTLLLLPIPVQGLDPLLNGRNLQLRLQASGAISVATLAAFGNGNEPPNQQALAQILSSGVLSPKEHKPTPRGARGRMVYSRVSGVQIGSTWSATVSDPGKSCLSTTSAPISWPIASLERGRLGTGQVQTAELKAHYPGTAWAAHGNYGVAYDIRIPLCNRSKSPAALAVALESPLKTDKAVGGLQFNSRPSRSVMFRGTVELNGLDGQPSRQSFHLVQRAGQQGPELGRISLTPGETRELRVRLIYPADATPPQVLSLLPVKQSPAPPDSRQP
- the bchI gene encoding magnesium chelatase ATPase subunit I; translated protein: MTQARKRRVFPFTAIVGQEEMKLALLLNVIDPRIGGVMIMGDRGTGKSTTIRALADLLPEIDVVAGDPYNSSSSDPDLQSSEVRQRAEQGEQLPTEKRQVPMVDLPLGATEDRLCGTIDIEKALSEGVRAFEPGLLAKANRGLLYVDEVNLLDDHLVDVLLDSAASGWNTVEREGVSVRHPARFVLIGSGNPEEGELRPQLLDRFGMSVEVRTVRDPELRVQVVDQRTAFDNDPDGFNNAVQGTQDGLQARVVEAQNRLPHVQIDDDLRIRISAICGELDVDGLRGDIVTNRAARALAAFEGRTEVTEDDVARVAACCLRHRLRKDPLEQIDSGDRVVKVFCKVFERPESSDKAAFELALAA
- the ruvC gene encoding crossover junction endodeoxyribonuclease RuvC, with product MRILGIDPGLARVGYGVIDVEEGPGGAQTMLDCGIIRTDPGRSDGERMVEIAKDLRVLIRNWEPDLAAVEKFFFYRSSTTISVVQARGVLMMTLARFSIPVVEFPPMQIKLALAGHGHADKDDVLDAVMRELNLETPPRPDDAADALAVALTGWFQR
- a CDS encoding 5-formyltetrahydrofolate cyclo-ligase, with the protein product MEGQKGPLRQTFKQRRLNLHASCAPRLQAQAIQHLPGLLPEGRLLGLYWPLPGEVDLLCLADLPSLSGRIALPCIAGGRLQYRRWRPGDPTAADETGIPAPSDAASVLEAEQLGLLLAPALAFDQSGIRLGYGGGWFDRLRQSSPWRDIPALAVVTSGCLVEHLPAEAWDVPFPGWLDEEGVHWRPGLQPVEQP
- a CDS encoding SufE family protein is translated as MATGSQKLDQIVDRLKGTADPKRRYEYVLWLAKKLEPLPEEFRNDVFKVKGCVSQVYVVGQLVDGKLHWQGDSDAAITKGLLALLIEGTEGLDPSAIAGIDPAFLSETGLQASLTPSRANGFLNIFKMMQAQASALSSAD
- a CDS encoding homoserine dehydrogenase, producing MTIGIGLLGLGTVGAGVAEILQTPDGRHPLVGELALKRVAVRDLNRPRPIDLPSDILCTDPEAVVQDPAVDIVVEVMGGLEPARSLILAAIAAGKPVVTANKAVIARHGEEIAAAAAEQGVYVLIEAAVGGGIPIIEPLKQSLGGNRIQRVSGIINGTTNYILSRMADEGAAYAEVLADAQRLGYAEADPAADVGGGDAADKIAILSGLAYGGPIERAAIPTEGIDRLDGCDVTYAEQLGYVVKLVAQAQNLGTASDGTVQLDVRVSPTLLPKDHPLAGVHGVNNAILVEGDPVGRVMFYGPGAGSGPTASAVVADILNIAGIRAATGNSGGLDPLLAASRWRNCALVDAGETLQRHYVRLQTGDEAGVIGRIGSCFGEQGVSIRSIVQFETTGDAADAEIVVITHVVKQQHFAAALAAIKALPEVKAVAACLPTL